A stretch of the Leptospiraceae bacterium genome encodes the following:
- a CDS encoding ATP-dependent Clp protease proteolytic subunit: MNLNSTNLLKSEDEKETEEKAPNILEELKNGNFIQKKFLETRKIFLWGPVMDESAKEIVNKLMYLEMIDPGKEITFYINSPGGVITSGMTIYDTMKMISSPVATVCMGMAASMGSLLLCAGEKGRRFIWPSGKVMIHQPSIGGQIVAPATDIRIHANEIKKTKELLNRILAEACGQPLEKIAQDTDRDYYMTANEAIEYGIVDALATSIHVQ; the protein is encoded by the coding sequence ATGAACTTGAATTCAACAAATTTACTCAAATCCGAAGACGAGAAAGAAACGGAAGAAAAAGCTCCGAATATACTAGAAGAACTCAAAAATGGAAATTTCATACAAAAGAAATTTCTAGAAACAAGAAAGATTTTCCTTTGGGGTCCAGTCATGGACGAATCAGCTAAAGAAATTGTCAATAAGCTAATGTATTTAGAAATGATTGATCCAGGAAAAGAAATTACATTTTATATTAATAGTCCCGGTGGCGTGATCACATCTGGAATGACGATCTATGATACAATGAAAATGATTTCCTCACCTGTTGCGACTGTATGCATGGGAATGGCAGCTTCTATGGGCTCACTCCTATTATGCGCTGGAGAGAAAGGCAGAAGGTTTATTTGGCCTAGCGGAAAAGTTATGATTCACCAACCAAGCATCGGTGGGCAAATCGTAGCTCCTGCAACAGATATAAGAATTCATGCAAATGAAATTAAAAAAACTAAAGAGTTATTAAATAGAATTTTAGCAGAAGCCTGTGGGCAACCCCTCGAAAAAATTGCTCAGGACACAGATAGAGACTATTATATGACTGCGAATGAGGCAATCGAATACGGCATAGTAGACGCTCTGGCAACTTCGATCCATGTCCAATAA
- a CDS encoding septum formation initiator family protein, protein MLNKNQISVSIGLISVFCILYSAVLGSNGILERRTLENRLNTLREEVERLETENMNLEAKKKFLRDDETALAREARKYYLLSEDSKVIKFKETISNESSDRLFASGLPSSHLKKKDTKEHLPPVNMLKFFYIIGAGAVLIGVFMKFK, encoded by the coding sequence ATGTTAAATAAAAATCAAATTTCAGTTTCTATCGGACTCATCTCCGTTTTTTGCATACTATACTCAGCCGTACTTGGCTCGAATGGTATATTAGAAAGGAGAACTCTCGAAAATCGTTTAAATACACTTCGAGAGGAAGTGGAACGTTTAGAAACTGAGAATATGAATTTAGAAGCTAAAAAGAAATTTCTAAGAGATGACGAAACTGCATTAGCCAGAGAAGCGAGAAAGTATTATTTGCTTTCTGAAGATTCGAAAGTAATAAAATTCAAAGAGACTATTTCTAATGAATCTAGCGATAGACTCTTTGCTTCTGGCTTACCGAGTTCTCATTTAAAAAAGAAAGACACAAAAGAACACTTGCCACCAGTCAATATGCTCAAGTTTTTTTATATCATTGGAGCCGGAGCAGTTTTAATTGGTGTTTTCATGAAATTTAAATAA